The Mucilaginibacter gracilis genomic interval AAAGTTGAAGCCTTTACGCCTTCGGACGAGATCATCAAAAACATAGAAGCCATCGTTCAGCACAGCGGAATTGATGTGGGCGGTATCGAGTATATCATCGATGACAGGGACGGCGAAGTGCTATACTACGATGTCAATGCCTTATCCAACTTTGTTGCGGATGCGGTGAATGTGATCGGGTTTAACCCGCACGAAAGACTTGTTGATTATTTAGCAGAACAGGTTACAGAAAACATTTTAACGAAATAATATGAGATTTGGATACTGGTTACCGGTTTTTGGAGGCTGGCTGCGCAATGTTGAAGAGGAAAACATGCAACCTACCTGGGACTATGTGAAACGATTGGCCATCCGGAGCGAGGAGATCGGTTTCGACCTGGCTTTGATCGCTGAATTGTACCTGAATGACATCAAGGGCGAAGAAGAACCTTCGCTGGACGCCTGGTCAACCGCTGCGGCACTGGCAGCAGTGACCAGCAAACAGGAATTGATGGTCGCCGTTAGGCCTACTTTTCACAATCCGGCCCAACTGGCTAAGCAAGCCGCCAATATCGATCATATCAGTAACGGGCGCATTTCCTTGAACGTAGTATCTTCCTGGTGGAAAGATGAGGCCGAGAAATACGGTATCGCTTTTGAACAGCACGATGATCGCTACGCCCGTACCGCAGAGTGGCTGGAAGTACTGGATAATGTATGGAAGAAAGACCATTACAGCTTTGAAGGCAAGTACTATAAAGTTAAAGATAATATCTTGCAGCCCAAGCCGGTATCCACCCCTCGCCCGCCGATCTATGCGGGTGGTGAATCAGAAGCTGCTAAAGAATTGATCTCATCCACTTGTGATGGTTACGTAATGCATGGCGATACGCCGGAACTCATTGCCAGGCGCATCAATGACCTGAGCGAGCGCAGGGATAAAAAAGGTTTGCCGCCGATGCAGTTCGGCGTT includes:
- a CDS encoding LLM class flavin-dependent oxidoreductase, translated to MRFGYWLPVFGGWLRNVEEENMQPTWDYVKRLAIRSEEIGFDLALIAELYLNDIKGEEEPSLDAWSTAAALAAVTSKQELMVAVRPTFHNPAQLAKQAANIDHISNGRISLNVVSSWWKDEAEKYGIAFEQHDDRYARTAEWLEVLDNVWKKDHYSFEGKYYKVKDNILQPKPVSTPRPPIYAGGESEAAKELISSTCDGYVMHGDTPELIARRINDLSERRDKKGLPPMQFGVAAYSIIRDTEQEVKKELDRITNVQEGSSGYKNYQQWLSGTQLDQHVSLHDYSVSNRGLRSGLTGTPAQVQDRIGEFEKVGVNFFLLQCSPQLEEMERFADAVIETKSALVQ